Proteins co-encoded in one Setaria viridis chromosome 9, Setaria_viridis_v4.0, whole genome shotgun sequence genomic window:
- the LOC117837542 gene encoding uncharacterized protein: MASSRNPDAPAAPALPSAPAVEPLEAQAPNPSIVPSDPPSPEMEATAEALTREEVLRRRRRRAARLAGVYRRLYWAMAEEVRARHRQYVWDLARSPLEAEQPPPPPGAPIPAVGEPPRPAPVPRRKKCGFTGCKVRAMATTRFCHSHILSDPKQVLYKPCAYITKSGVQGGLVTCGRPIIKSAAPSFCNIHLQRSQKSITQAYRKVGFNPPLTGKVTPKFSVLVAECVRQIQDKRRQSRQKCPKDGKVD, from the exons ATGGCCTCCTCCCGGAACCCCGACGCccctgcggcgccggcgctgccctCGGCGCCCGCTGTGGAGCCGCTTGAGGCTCAAGCCCCAAACCCTAGCATTGTTCCCAGCGACCCCCCGTCGCCAGAGATGGAGGCCACGGCGGAGGCGCTCACGAGGGAGGAggtcctccgccggcgccgccgtcgcgcggcCCGGCTTGCGGGCGTGTACCGCCGGCTGTACTGGGCCATGGCCGAGGAGGTGCGCGCGCGGCACCGGCAGTACGTCTGGGACCTTGCCCGGAGCCCGCTCGAGGccgagcagccgccgccgcctcccggagCCCCCATCCCCGCGGTCGGggagccgccgcggccggcgccggtgccgagAAGGAAGAAGTGCGGGTTCACGGGGTGCAAGGTGCGGGCCATGGCGACGACCCGGTTCTGCCACTCCCACATCCTGTCCGATCCCAAACAGGTGCTCTACAAACCCTGCGCCTACATAACCAAGAG TGGGGTACAGGGTGGGCTTGTCACCTGTGGCAGGCCAATCATAAAGTCTGCAGCTCCCTCGTTCTGCAATATTCACTTGCAAAGAAGTCAGAAGAGCATTACACAAGCTTATAGGAAGGTTGGCTTTAACCCACCCCTTACAGGCAAGGTCACCCCAAAGTTTAGTGTTTTGGTTGCTGAATGTGTTCGTCAGATCCAAGACAAAAGGAGACAATCACGACAGAAATGCCCTAAAGATGGAAAAGTTGACTGA